Proteins from a genomic interval of Pantoea deleyi:
- the elaB gene encoding stress response protein ElaB has product MVNQTNQFETGLDDDIALLTETLEEVLKSSGDPADQKYIELKSKAEQALNDVKSRVSQASDSYYYRAKQAAYRADDYVHEKPWQGVGIGATAGLVLGLLLASR; this is encoded by the coding sequence ATGGTAAATCAGACAAATCAATTCGAAACGGGCCTCGATGACGATATTGCGTTACTGACTGAAACGCTGGAAGAAGTGCTTAAATCATCAGGCGACCCGGCTGACCAGAAGTACATTGAGCTTAAAAGCAAAGCCGAACAGGCGCTGAACGACGTGAAATCCCGCGTCAGCCAGGCGTCCGACAGCTACTACTATCGCGCGAAACAGGCTGCCTACCGTGCTGACGACTATGTGCACGAAAAACCGTGGCAGGGCGTCGGTATCGGCGCAACGGCTGGCCTGGTGCTGGGTCTGCTGCTGGCAAGTCGCTAA
- a CDS encoding nicotinamide mononucleotide deamidase-related protein YfaY: MMRVEMLSTGDEVLHGQIVDTNAAWLADVLFQQGLPMTSRTTVGDSLESLIATLQARSHEADVLIVNGGLGPTSDDLSALAAARACGVELEMQHAWLAQMEAWFASRGRVMAASNRKQAEIPAGAELIDNPVGTACGFALQLNRCWIFFTPGVPSEFKVMVEQQIIPRLKAKFSPPEPPICLRLTTFGRGESDIAAGLEPLPLPEGVVMGYRSSMPIIEIKLTGPASQRVAMEQAWQQVRLQLAECTIFEGTEGLPALLARELEQRGAQLAVSEQYTAGLLYWQLASASVPLRGADILTPQPETLEHQVARTRQLAAQQQAALALSVGSLDQEAISIALHTPDGSVGQRVKFSTGRHNLETRQKVVAMMAMNMLRRWLHGSEVSTGHGWIEVVETVRQ, translated from the coding sequence GTGATGAGAGTAGAGATGCTATCGACCGGGGATGAGGTGCTGCATGGCCAAATCGTCGATACCAACGCCGCCTGGCTGGCGGATGTGTTGTTTCAGCAGGGTCTGCCTATGACCAGCCGCACCACGGTGGGCGACTCCCTTGAGTCGCTGATTGCCACGCTGCAGGCGCGCAGCCATGAGGCGGATGTGCTGATTGTGAATGGCGGCCTGGGGCCGACCAGCGACGATCTCAGCGCGCTGGCCGCCGCCAGAGCCTGCGGGGTAGAGCTGGAGATGCAGCACGCGTGGCTGGCGCAGATGGAAGCGTGGTTCGCCAGCCGGGGACGCGTCATGGCGGCCAGCAACCGCAAGCAGGCTGAGATCCCGGCCGGCGCAGAATTGATCGATAATCCGGTCGGCACCGCCTGCGGCTTTGCCCTGCAACTGAATCGCTGCTGGATCTTCTTTACGCCCGGCGTACCGTCGGAGTTTAAAGTGATGGTGGAGCAGCAGATCATCCCGCGGCTGAAAGCGAAATTTTCACCGCCTGAGCCGCCGATCTGCCTGCGGCTGACGACCTTTGGGCGCGGTGAAAGCGATATCGCCGCCGGGCTGGAGCCGCTGCCGCTGCCGGAAGGGGTGGTGATGGGCTATCGCTCCTCTATGCCGATCATCGAGATCAAGCTTACCGGCCCGGCGAGCCAGCGGGTGGCGATGGAGCAGGCGTGGCAGCAGGTTCGTCTGCAACTGGCAGAATGCACGATCTTCGAAGGCACGGAAGGGTTACCGGCGCTGCTGGCCCGCGAGCTGGAGCAGCGGGGTGCGCAGCTGGCGGTCAGCGAGCAATACACCGCCGGGCTGCTCTACTGGCAGCTGGCGTCTGCCAGCGTACCGCTGCGCGGTGCGGATATTCTGACGCCGCAGCCGGAGACGCTGGAGCATCAGGTCGCCCGCACCCGTCAGCTTGCGGCGCAGCAGCAGGCGGCCCTGGCGCTCTCGGTCGGTAGTCTGGATCAGGAGGCGATTTCGATCGCGCTGCATACGCCGGACGGCAGCGTGGGGCAGCGCGTAAAGTTCAGCACCGGTCGCCATAATCTGGAGACGCGGCAGAAGGTGGTGGCGATGATGGCGATGAACATGCTGCGCCGCTGGCTTCATGGCAGTGAGGTGAGTACCGGTCACGGCTGGATTGAGGTGGTGGAAACTGTCCGGCAGTAA
- the yfaE gene encoding class I ribonucleotide reductase maintenance protein YfaE, producing MSRDVVILRSSGTRLECTDEHTNLLTLLEANNLCVEFQCREGYCGSCRMRLLKGEVHYPQQPLAFVQQDEILPCCCKAKGEIELEL from the coding sequence ATGAGCCGCGACGTTGTTATTCTGCGCAGTTCCGGCACCCGGCTGGAATGCACGGACGAGCACACCAATCTGCTGACGCTGCTGGAGGCGAACAACCTCTGCGTCGAGTTTCAGTGCCGCGAAGGCTACTGCGGCTCCTGCCGGATGCGGCTGCTGAAAGGGGAAGTCCACTACCCACAGCAGCCACTGGCCTTTGTGCAGCAGGATGAGATCCTGCCCTGCTGCTGCAAAGCCAAAGGCGAGATTGAGCTTGAGTTATAA
- the nrdB gene encoding class Ia ribonucleoside-diphosphate reductase subunit beta → MAYSTFSQNKNDQLKEPMFFGQSVNVARFDQQKYDIFEKLIEKQLSFFWRPEEVDVSRDRIDYQALPEHEKHIFISNLKYQTLLDSIQGRSPNVALLPLISIPELETWIETWAFSETIHSRSYTHIIRNIVNDPALVFDDIVTNEQILARAQDISRYYDDLIEMTNYWHQLGEGTHQVNGKQVVVSLRALKKQLYICLMSVNALEAIRFYVSFACSFAFAERELMEGNAKIIKLIARDEALHLTGTQHMLNLLRSGEDDPEMKEIAAECREECFELFKKAALQEKEWADYLFSGGSMIGLNKDILCQYIEYITNIRMQAVGLDLPFQTRSNPIPWINSWLVSDNVQVAPQEVEVSSYLVGQIDSEVGANDFDDFQL, encoded by the coding sequence ATGGCTTACTCCACTTTCTCACAGAACAAAAATGATCAGCTGAAAGAGCCGATGTTTTTCGGTCAGTCGGTAAACGTGGCGCGCTTCGACCAGCAAAAATATGACATCTTTGAAAAGCTGATCGAAAAGCAGCTCTCCTTCTTCTGGCGTCCGGAAGAAGTGGACGTTTCCCGCGACCGCATCGATTATCAGGCGCTGCCTGAGCATGAAAAGCATATTTTCATCAGCAACCTGAAATATCAGACGCTGCTGGATTCGATCCAGGGCCGCAGCCCGAACGTGGCACTGCTGCCGCTGATCTCGATTCCTGAACTGGAAACCTGGATCGAAACCTGGGCGTTCTCCGAGACGATCCACTCCCGTTCTTACACCCATATCATCCGTAACATCGTCAACGATCCGGCGCTGGTGTTCGACGATATCGTCACCAACGAGCAGATCCTGGCGCGTGCGCAGGATATCTCCCGCTATTACGACGATCTGATCGAGATGACCAACTACTGGCATCAGCTGGGCGAAGGCACGCATCAGGTCAACGGCAAACAGGTTGTCGTCAGCCTGCGCGCGCTGAAGAAGCAGCTCTACATCTGCCTGATGAGCGTCAATGCGCTGGAGGCGATCCGCTTCTACGTCAGCTTCGCCTGCTCGTTCGCTTTCGCTGAGCGTGAGCTGATGGAAGGCAATGCCAAAATCATCAAACTGATCGCCCGCGACGAAGCCCTGCACCTGACCGGTACGCAGCACATGCTGAACCTGCTGCGCAGCGGTGAAGACGATCCGGAGATGAAAGAGATCGCCGCCGAGTGCCGGGAAGAGTGCTTCGAGCTGTTTAAGAAAGCCGCGCTGCAGGAGAAAGAGTGGGCGGACTATCTGTTCAGTGGCGGCTCAATGATCGGCCTGAACAAAGATATTCTCTGCCAGTACATCGAGTACATCACCAACATCCGTATGCAGGCGGTGGGCCTGGATCTGCCGTTCCAGACCCGCTCAAACCCGATCCCGTGGATCAACTCCTGGCTGGTCTCTGACAACGTGCAGGTTGCTCCGCAGGAAGTGGAAGTGAGCTCCTATCTGGTGGGTCAGATCGATTCTGAAGTGGGCGCTAACGACTTCGACGACTTCCAGCTGTAA
- the nrdA gene encoding class 1a ribonucleoside-diphosphate reductase subunit alpha, translating to MNQSLLVTKRDGRQERIDLDKIHRVLDWAAEGLNNVSVSQVELRSHIQFYDGIRTSDIHETIIKAAADLISRDAPDYQYLAARLAIFHLRKKAYGQFEPPKLYDQVVKMVDLGKYDRHLLEDYSKEEFAQMDEFLDHWRDMNFSYAAVKQLEGKYLVQNRVSGEIYESAQFLYILVAACLFSGYPRDTRMDYIKRFYDAISTFKISLPTPIMSGVRTPTRQFSSCVLIECGDSLDSINATSSAIVKYVSQRAGIGINAGRIRALGSPIRGGEAFHTGCIPFYKHFQTAVKSCSQGGVRGGAATLFYPMWHLEIESLLVLKNNRGVEGNRVRHMDYGVQLNKMMYQRLLKGEDITLFSPSDVPGLYDAFFADQDEFERLYTKYEQDQSIRKQRVKAVDLFSLMMQERASTGRIYIQNVDHCNTHSPFDPSIAPVRQSNLCLEIALPTKPLEDVNDENGEIALCTLSAFNLGAIESLDDLEELATLAVRALDALLDYQDYPIPAAQRGAMGRRTLGIGVINYAYYLAKHGVRYSDGSANGLTHKTFEAIQYYLLKASNELAKEQGACPWFNETTYAQGILPIDTYKKDLDAISNEPLHLDWEALREAIKTHGLRNSTLSALMPSETSSQISNATNGIEPPRGHISIKASKDGILRQVVPEYDRLKDQYELLWEMPNNDGYLQLVGLMQKFIDQAISSNTNYDPSRFANGKVPMKQLLKDLLTAYKFGVKTLYYQNTRDGAEDAQDDLAPSIQDDGCESGACKI from the coding sequence ATGAACCAGAGTCTGCTCGTTACTAAACGCGATGGCCGCCAGGAGCGCATTGACCTCGACAAAATTCACCGTGTGCTGGACTGGGCTGCCGAAGGGCTGAACAACGTCTCTGTCTCACAGGTGGAACTGCGCTCTCACATTCAGTTCTATGATGGCATCAGGACCTCTGACATTCATGAGACCATCATCAAGGCCGCAGCAGACCTTATCTCTCGCGATGCCCCTGACTATCAGTACCTGGCTGCCCGCCTGGCCATCTTCCACCTGCGCAAAAAAGCGTATGGTCAGTTTGAGCCGCCGAAGCTCTACGACCAGGTGGTTAAAATGGTTGATCTGGGCAAATACGATCGCCACCTGCTGGAAGATTACAGCAAGGAAGAGTTTGCACAGATGGACGAGTTCCTCGACCACTGGCGCGACATGAACTTCTCCTATGCCGCCGTGAAGCAGCTGGAAGGCAAATATCTGGTGCAGAACCGCGTCTCCGGCGAAATCTACGAGAGCGCGCAGTTCCTCTACATTCTGGTCGCGGCCTGCCTCTTCTCCGGCTATCCGCGCGATACCCGTATGGATTACATCAAGCGTTTCTATGATGCGATCTCGACGTTTAAAATCTCGCTGCCGACCCCGATCATGTCCGGCGTACGTACCCCGACGCGTCAGTTCAGCTCCTGCGTGCTGATCGAGTGCGGCGACAGCCTCGACTCCATCAACGCCACCTCCAGCGCCATCGTGAAATATGTTTCTCAGCGTGCCGGTATCGGCATCAACGCGGGTCGTATCCGTGCGCTGGGCAGCCCGATCCGGGGCGGTGAAGCGTTCCACACCGGCTGTATCCCGTTCTACAAACATTTCCAGACCGCGGTGAAGTCCTGTTCTCAGGGCGGCGTGCGTGGCGGTGCGGCTACGCTGTTCTACCCGATGTGGCATCTGGAAATTGAAAGCCTGCTGGTGCTGAAAAACAATCGTGGTGTTGAAGGCAACCGCGTGCGTCACATGGACTATGGCGTCCAGCTCAACAAGATGATGTATCAGCGCCTGCTGAAAGGCGAAGATATCACGCTGTTCAGCCCGTCTGACGTGCCTGGCCTGTATGACGCCTTCTTCGCCGATCAGGATGAATTTGAGCGCCTCTACACCAAATATGAGCAGGATCAGAGCATCCGTAAGCAGCGCGTCAAAGCGGTCGATCTCTTCTCGCTGATGATGCAGGAACGCGCCTCAACCGGCCGTATCTACATCCAGAACGTTGACCACTGCAACACGCACAGCCCGTTTGATCCGAGCATCGCGCCGGTTCGCCAGTCTAACCTCTGCCTGGAAATCGCCCTGCCGACCAAACCGCTGGAAGACGTGAACGACGAAAACGGTGAGATCGCCCTCTGTACGCTCTCCGCGTTCAACCTTGGCGCGATCGAAAGCCTCGATGACCTGGAAGAGCTGGCGACCCTGGCCGTCCGCGCCCTTGATGCCCTGCTCGATTATCAGGATTACCCGATCCCGGCCGCTCAGCGTGGGGCGATGGGTCGTCGTACCTTGGGTATCGGCGTCATCAACTACGCCTACTACCTGGCGAAACATGGCGTGCGCTACTCCGACGGCAGCGCAAATGGCCTGACGCACAAAACCTTTGAAGCCATTCAGTACTACCTGCTGAAAGCCTCAAACGAACTGGCGAAAGAGCAAGGTGCCTGCCCGTGGTTCAACGAAACCACCTATGCGCAGGGCATTCTGCCAATCGACACCTACAAGAAAGACCTGGATGCAATCAGCAACGAACCGCTGCATCTCGACTGGGAAGCGCTGCGTGAAGCGATCAAAACGCACGGCCTGCGTAACTCCACGCTGTCGGCGCTGATGCCGTCTGAAACCTCGTCGCAGATCTCCAATGCCACCAACGGCATTGAGCCGCCACGCGGCCATATCAGCATCAAAGCTTCCAAAGATGGCATCCTGCGCCAGGTGGTGCCGGAGTATGACCGTCTGAAGGATCAGTATGAGCTGCTGTGGGAAATGCCAAACAACGACGGCTACCTGCAGCTGGTGGGTCTGATGCAGAAATTCATCGACCAGGCGATCTCCTCCAACACCAACTACGATCCTTCACGCTTTGCCAACGGCAAGGTGCCGATGAAGCAGCTGCTGAAAGATCTGCTGACCGCGTATAAGTTCGGCGTGAAAACGCTCTACTATCAGAACACCCGTGACGGTGCGGAAGATGCGCAGGATGACCTGGCACCTTCTATCCAGGATGATGGCTGCGAGAGCGGCGCCTGTAAGATCTAA
- the ubiG gene encoding bifunctional 2-polyprenyl-6-hydroxyphenol methylase/3-demethylubiquinol 3-O-methyltransferase UbiG, giving the protein MNAQPQNHQQNVDAQEIAKFEAVASRWWDLEGEFKPLHRINPLRLGYIAEHSNGLFGKTVLDVGCGGGILAESMAREGAVVTGLDMGAEPLAVARLHAQESGVTLDYVQQTVEAHAEEHAGKYDVVTCMEMLEHVPDPRSVVHACAKLVKPGGEVFFSTLNRNPKAWLLAVFGAEYVLRMVPCGTHDVKKFIRPSELLGWVDETALRERHIIGLHYNPVTNRFKLAPGTDVNYMVHTHRAV; this is encoded by the coding sequence ATGAATGCACAACCGCAGAATCATCAGCAGAACGTCGATGCGCAGGAAATTGCCAAGTTTGAGGCCGTTGCCTCGCGCTGGTGGGATCTGGAGGGTGAATTTAAACCGTTGCACCGTATCAACCCCCTGCGCCTGGGCTATATCGCCGAGCACAGCAACGGCCTGTTTGGTAAAACCGTGCTCGACGTCGGCTGCGGCGGCGGCATTTTAGCCGAAAGCATGGCGCGTGAAGGCGCGGTCGTCACCGGCCTGGACATGGGCGCGGAACCGCTGGCCGTGGCGCGCCTGCATGCGCAGGAGAGCGGCGTGACGCTGGACTACGTGCAGCAGACCGTGGAAGCGCACGCGGAAGAGCATGCCGGAAAATATGATGTGGTGACCTGCATGGAGATGCTGGAGCATGTCCCGGACCCGCGCTCGGTGGTACACGCCTGTGCGAAGCTGGTCAAACCGGGCGGCGAAGTCTTTTTCTCTACGCTGAACCGCAACCCGAAAGCCTGGCTGCTGGCGGTATTTGGCGCCGAATATGTGCTGCGCATGGTGCCGTGCGGAACGCATGACGTGAAAAAGTTTATCCGCCCTTCCGAGCTGCTGGGCTGGGTCGATGAAACCGCGCTGCGTGAACGCCACATCATAGGCCTGCACTACAACCCGGTGACCAACCGTTTTAAACTGGCACCCGGCACCGACGTCAATTACATGGTCCATACCCACCGCGCCGTGTAA
- the gyrA gene encoding DNA topoisomerase (ATP-hydrolyzing) subunit A, whose protein sequence is MSDLAREITPVNIEEELKNSYLGYAMSVIVGRALPDVRDGLKPVHRRVLYAMSVLGNDWNKPYKKSARVVGDVIGKYHPHGDSAVYDTIVRMAQPFSLRYMLVDGQGNFGSIDGDSAAAMRYTEIRMSKIAHDLLADLEKETVDFVPNYDGTEQIPDVLPTKIPNLLVNGASGIAVGMATNIPPHNLREVINGCLAYIEDENISVEALMEHIPGPDFPTAAIINGRRGIEEAYRTGRGKIYIRARGEVEADAKTGRETIIIHELPYQVNKARLIEKIAELVKEKRVEGISALRDESDKDGMRIVIEIKRDAVGEVVLNNLYSLTQLQTSFGINMVALHQGQPKIMALKEILDAFVRHRREVVTRRTIYELRKARDRAHILEGLAIALANIDPIIELIRRAPTPAEAKAGLIAQAWDLGNVSAMLERAGDDAARPEWLDAQFGIRDGRYYLTEQQAQAILDLRLQKLTGLEHEKLLDEYKALLEQIAELLHILSSAERLMEVIREELELMRDQFGDDRRTEITANSADINIEDLINQEDVVVTLSHQGYVKYQPLSDYEAQRRGGKGKSAARIKEEDFIDRLLVANTHDTILCFSSRGRLYWMKVYQLPEASRGARGRPIVNLLPLEANERITAILPVREYTEGFNIFMATALGTVKKTALKEFSRPRSAGIIAVNLRDDDELIGVSLTNGNDEAMLFSAAGKVVRFAETAVRAMGRTASGVRGIKLAEGDRVVSLIVPREEGAIMTVTQNGYGKRTANSEYPTKSRATQGVISIKVTERNGPVIGAVQVVDSDQIMMITDAGTLVRTRVSEVSVVGRNTQGVILIRTAEDENVVGLQRVAEPVEEEELDSIDGSVAEGEDDIAPEAEIDDEEIAPEEDADGEDDAAEDEE, encoded by the coding sequence ATGAGCGACCTTGCGAGAGAAATTACACCGGTCAACATCGAAGAAGAATTAAAAAATTCTTACCTCGGTTACGCCATGTCGGTCATCGTTGGCCGAGCTTTACCCGATGTGCGTGATGGCCTGAAGCCGGTTCACCGTCGCGTGCTTTATGCGATGAGCGTACTGGGTAACGACTGGAACAAACCCTATAAAAAATCTGCCCGCGTCGTCGGTGACGTTATCGGTAAATATCACCCGCATGGTGATTCCGCCGTGTACGACACCATCGTACGTATGGCCCAGCCTTTCTCCCTGCGTTACATGCTGGTGGACGGACAAGGCAACTTCGGTTCCATCGACGGCGACTCCGCCGCGGCGATGCGTTATACCGAAATTCGCATGTCGAAAATCGCCCACGACCTGTTAGCTGACCTGGAAAAAGAGACCGTCGATTTCGTGCCGAACTACGACGGCACTGAGCAGATCCCTGATGTTCTGCCGACTAAAATCCCGAACCTGCTGGTGAACGGCGCTTCCGGTATCGCCGTCGGTATGGCAACCAATATTCCGCCGCACAACCTGCGTGAAGTGATTAACGGCTGCCTGGCTTACATTGAAGATGAGAACATCAGCGTTGAAGCGCTGATGGAGCACATTCCGGGGCCTGATTTCCCGACCGCCGCCATCATCAATGGACGCCGTGGTATCGAAGAGGCGTACCGCACCGGACGCGGTAAAATTTATATTCGTGCGCGTGGCGAAGTCGAGGCCGATGCAAAAACCGGCCGCGAAACCATCATCATTCACGAGCTGCCCTATCAGGTGAACAAAGCCCGCCTGATTGAGAAGATTGCGGAGCTGGTGAAAGAGAAGCGTGTCGAAGGCATCAGCGCACTGCGCGATGAGTCTGACAAAGACGGCATGCGCATCGTGATTGAGATCAAGCGTGATGCAGTCGGCGAAGTGGTGCTGAATAATCTCTACTCGCTGACGCAGCTGCAGACGTCGTTTGGCATCAACATGGTTGCCCTGCATCAGGGTCAGCCAAAGATCATGGCGCTGAAGGAGATTCTGGACGCCTTCGTTCGCCATCGTCGTGAAGTGGTGACGCGTCGTACTATTTATGAACTGCGCAAAGCCCGTGACCGTGCCCATATCCTGGAAGGTCTGGCAATTGCGCTGGCGAATATCGATCCGATCATCGAGCTGATTCGTCGTGCGCCGACGCCGGCCGAAGCGAAAGCGGGTCTGATCGCGCAGGCGTGGGATCTCGGTAATGTGTCCGCGATGCTGGAGCGTGCAGGCGATGACGCGGCGCGTCCGGAGTGGCTTGATGCGCAGTTCGGTATTCGCGACGGTCGCTACTATCTGACCGAGCAGCAGGCTCAGGCGATTCTGGATCTGCGTCTGCAGAAACTGACCGGCCTTGAGCATGAGAAGCTGCTGGACGAGTACAAAGCGCTGCTGGAGCAGATTGCTGAGCTGCTGCACATTCTGTCGAGCGCCGAGCGTCTGATGGAAGTGATCCGCGAAGAGCTGGAGCTGATGCGCGACCAGTTTGGCGACGATCGTCGTACCGAGATCACCGCGAACTCCGCCGATATCAATATCGAAGACCTGATCAATCAGGAAGACGTGGTCGTGACGCTGTCGCATCAGGGCTACGTGAAGTATCAGCCGCTGAGCGACTATGAAGCGCAGCGTCGTGGTGGTAAAGGCAAGTCGGCCGCACGTATCAAAGAAGAGGACTTCATTGATCGTCTGCTGGTGGCCAATACCCACGATACGATTCTGTGCTTCTCCAGTCGTGGCCGTCTCTACTGGATGAAGGTGTATCAGTTGCCGGAAGCCAGCCGTGGCGCGCGTGGACGTCCTATCGTCAACCTGCTGCCGCTGGAAGCCAACGAGCGTATTACGGCGATTCTGCCGGTACGTGAGTACACCGAAGGCTTCAATATCTTTATGGCGACCGCGCTGGGTACCGTGAAGAAGACCGCGCTGAAAGAGTTCAGCCGTCCACGCAGCGCGGGCATTATTGCCGTGAACCTGCGTGACGACGATGAGCTGATCGGCGTGTCGCTGACCAACGGTAACGATGAAGCGATGCTGTTCTCTGCAGCCGGTAAAGTGGTGCGCTTTGCTGAAACTGCCGTCCGTGCGATGGGGCGTACCGCTTCGGGCGTGCGTGGTATCAAGCTGGCGGAAGGCGATCGCGTCGTGTCGTTGATTGTGCCGCGTGAAGAGGGTGCCATCATGACCGTAACGCAGAATGGTTACGGTAAGCGTACGGCCAACAGCGAATACCCGACCAAGTCGCGTGCGACTCAGGGTGTTATTTCCATCAAAGTGACCGAGCGTAACGGTCCGGTGATTGGCGCGGTTCAGGTTGTCGATAGCGATCAGATTATGATGATCACCGATGCCGGTACGCTGGTGCGTACCCGCGTGTCAGAAGTGAGCGTTGTAGGTCGTAATACCCAGGGCGTGATTCTGATTCGTACGGCAGAGGATGAGAATGTCGTGGGTCTGCAGCGTGTTGCTGAGCCGGTTGAAGAAGAAGAGCTGGATTCCATCGACGGCAGCGTAGCGGAAGGCGAAGATGATATTGCGCCGGAAGCTGAGATCGATGATGAAGAGATTGCACCGGAAGAGGATGCGGACGGTGAAGACGACGCGGCGGAAGACGAAGAGTAA